One genomic region from Octopus bimaculoides isolate UCB-OBI-ISO-001 chromosome 30, ASM119413v2, whole genome shotgun sequence encodes:
- the LOC106883927 gene encoding E3 ubiquitin-protein ligase MIB2 isoform X2, producing MEVDKNIGKILRGDFQYIQQYIKQNLHKINETNSWGLTYLMVACRLGNTDLLNFLVDAGADLDMRDRDGKTASHYAVFAHRCDVVALMVSKGANISSGDHFGNTPLHCAVEKNLEDVVKVILKTKEKEVNKANDNGGTPLYLACGKRHTDIVHHLLQCNPDVNIGDITGFTPLHVVCNEGDAHIVQLLLQLPNTDVSMADKDGNSPLHYASYHGHTDIVLLLLQQPGINPNMANNADDTPLHLAVLKQHYDVVALMLSQSHVELNVKNCNKMTPLLQAISVGHFGMIHKLLSHGADINALDNNDNNCVHLAVRKEVFHSEDEFLGVLDEYCAKLELSIEDKLSGLVVAEYLAYHGANFYHENKQKQTPMDLIENAGLKEKMKTFFPPP from the exons atggaAGTTGATAAGAATATAGGTAAAATTTTGCGTGGTGACTTTCAATATATTCAACAgtatattaaacaaaatttacATAAA ATCAACGAAACCAATTCATGGGGTCTGACATATTTGATGGTTGCTTGTCGCCTGGGCAACACAGATTTACTAAATTTCTTGGTAGATGCTGGAGCTGATTTGGATATGAGGGACAGAGATGGTAAAACTGCTTCACATTATGCTGTGTTTGC CCATCGATGTGATGTGGTGGCCCTCATGGTCTCCAAGGGTGCCAATATCAGCAGTGGAGACCACTTTGGTAATACACCTCTTCATTGTGCTGTGGAGAAGAACCTTGAAGATGTAGTGAAAGTCATATtaaagacgaaagaaaaagaG gtcaATAAAGCAAATGACAATGGTGGAACACCTTTATATCTGGCCTGTGGGAAGCGACACACAGACATCGTTCACCATCTCCTGCAATGTAACCCTGATGTTAATATAGGGGACATCACTGGGTTCACTCCTCTACATGTGGTTTGTAATGAAGGAGATGCACACATTGTTCAACTGTTACTGCAGTTGCCTAACACAGATGTCAGTATGGCGGATAAAGATGGTAACTCACCTCTTCACTATGCCTCTTACCATGGACACACAGACATTGTCCTGCTATTACTGCAGCAGCCTGGCATTAATCCAAATATGGCGAACAATGCTGATGACACACCTCTACATCTGGCAGTTCTAAA GCAACACTATGATGTAGTGGCATTGATGCTGTCCCAG AGTCATGTGGAATTGAATGTGAAGAACTGTAACAAAATGACACCATTGCTCCAAGCCATCTCCGTGGGCCACTTTGGAATGATCCACAAGTTACTTTCTCACGGCGCTGATATAAATGCTCtcgacaataatgacaacaattgtGTGCACCTTGCTGTGAGGAAAGAGGTGTTTCATTCTGAGGATGAATTCTTAGGTGTTTTAGATGAG TACTGCGCTAAGCTAGAACTGAGCATAGAAGACAAGCTTTCTGGCTTGGTAGTTGCTGAGTATTTAGCCTATCACGGTGCCAACTTTTaccatgaaaacaaacaaaagcagacCCCAATGGATCTCATTGAAAATGCAggtttaaaagagaaaatgaaaacgtTTTTCCCACCACCGTAA
- the LOC106883927 gene encoding E3 ubiquitin-protein ligase MIB2 isoform X3: MVACRLGNTDLLNFLVDAGADLDMRDRDGKTASHYAVFAHRCDVVALMVSKGANISSGDHFGNTPLHCAVEKNLEDVVKVILKTKEKEVNKANDNGGTPLYLACGKRHTDIVHHLLQCNPDVNIGDITGFTPLHVVCNEGDAHIVQLLLQLPNTDVSMADKDGNSPLHYASYHGHTDIVLLLLQQPGINPNMANNADDTPLHLAVLKQHYDVVALMLSQSHVELNVKNCNKMTPLLQAISVGHFGMIHKLLSHGADINALDNNDNNCVHLAVRKEVFHSEDEFLGVLDEYCAKLELSIEDKLSGLVVAEYLAYHGANFYHENKQKQTPMDLIENAGLKEKMKTFFPPP; encoded by the exons ATGGTTGCTTGTCGCCTGGGCAACACAGATTTACTAAATTTCTTGGTAGATGCTGGAGCTGATTTGGATATGAGGGACAGAGATGGTAAAACTGCTTCACATTATGCTGTGTTTGC CCATCGATGTGATGTGGTGGCCCTCATGGTCTCCAAGGGTGCCAATATCAGCAGTGGAGACCACTTTGGTAATACACCTCTTCATTGTGCTGTGGAGAAGAACCTTGAAGATGTAGTGAAAGTCATATtaaagacgaaagaaaaagaG gtcaATAAAGCAAATGACAATGGTGGAACACCTTTATATCTGGCCTGTGGGAAGCGACACACAGACATCGTTCACCATCTCCTGCAATGTAACCCTGATGTTAATATAGGGGACATCACTGGGTTCACTCCTCTACATGTGGTTTGTAATGAAGGAGATGCACACATTGTTCAACTGTTACTGCAGTTGCCTAACACAGATGTCAGTATGGCGGATAAAGATGGTAACTCACCTCTTCACTATGCCTCTTACCATGGACACACAGACATTGTCCTGCTATTACTGCAGCAGCCTGGCATTAATCCAAATATGGCGAACAATGCTGATGACACACCTCTACATCTGGCAGTTCTAAA GCAACACTATGATGTAGTGGCATTGATGCTGTCCCAG AGTCATGTGGAATTGAATGTGAAGAACTGTAACAAAATGACACCATTGCTCCAAGCCATCTCCGTGGGCCACTTTGGAATGATCCACAAGTTACTTTCTCACGGCGCTGATATAAATGCTCtcgacaataatgacaacaattgtGTGCACCTTGCTGTGAGGAAAGAGGTGTTTCATTCTGAGGATGAATTCTTAGGTGTTTTAGATGAG TACTGCGCTAAGCTAGAACTGAGCATAGAAGACAAGCTTTCTGGCTTGGTAGTTGCTGAGTATTTAGCCTATCACGGTGCCAACTTTTaccatgaaaacaaacaaaagcagacCCCAATGGATCTCATTGAAAATGCAggtttaaaagagaaaatgaaaacgtTTTTCCCACCACCGTAA
- the LOC106883927 gene encoding E3 ubiquitin-protein ligase MIB2 isoform X1 yields MQLFLQHRIFHLKMEVDKNIGKILRGDFQYIQQYIKQNLHKINETNSWGLTYLMVACRLGNTDLLNFLVDAGADLDMRDRDGKTASHYAVFAHRCDVVALMVSKGANISSGDHFGNTPLHCAVEKNLEDVVKVILKTKEKEVNKANDNGGTPLYLACGKRHTDIVHHLLQCNPDVNIGDITGFTPLHVVCNEGDAHIVQLLLQLPNTDVSMADKDGNSPLHYASYHGHTDIVLLLLQQPGINPNMANNADDTPLHLAVLKQHYDVVALMLSQSHVELNVKNCNKMTPLLQAISVGHFGMIHKLLSHGADINALDNNDNNCVHLAVRKEVFHSEDEFLGVLDEYCAKLELSIEDKLSGLVVAEYLAYHGANFYHENKQKQTPMDLIENAGLKEKMKTFFPPP; encoded by the exons catatttcatttaaaaatggaAGTTGATAAGAATATAGGTAAAATTTTGCGTGGTGACTTTCAATATATTCAACAgtatattaaacaaaatttacATAAA ATCAACGAAACCAATTCATGGGGTCTGACATATTTGATGGTTGCTTGTCGCCTGGGCAACACAGATTTACTAAATTTCTTGGTAGATGCTGGAGCTGATTTGGATATGAGGGACAGAGATGGTAAAACTGCTTCACATTATGCTGTGTTTGC CCATCGATGTGATGTGGTGGCCCTCATGGTCTCCAAGGGTGCCAATATCAGCAGTGGAGACCACTTTGGTAATACACCTCTTCATTGTGCTGTGGAGAAGAACCTTGAAGATGTAGTGAAAGTCATATtaaagacgaaagaaaaagaG gtcaATAAAGCAAATGACAATGGTGGAACACCTTTATATCTGGCCTGTGGGAAGCGACACACAGACATCGTTCACCATCTCCTGCAATGTAACCCTGATGTTAATATAGGGGACATCACTGGGTTCACTCCTCTACATGTGGTTTGTAATGAAGGAGATGCACACATTGTTCAACTGTTACTGCAGTTGCCTAACACAGATGTCAGTATGGCGGATAAAGATGGTAACTCACCTCTTCACTATGCCTCTTACCATGGACACACAGACATTGTCCTGCTATTACTGCAGCAGCCTGGCATTAATCCAAATATGGCGAACAATGCTGATGACACACCTCTACATCTGGCAGTTCTAAA GCAACACTATGATGTAGTGGCATTGATGCTGTCCCAG AGTCATGTGGAATTGAATGTGAAGAACTGTAACAAAATGACACCATTGCTCCAAGCCATCTCCGTGGGCCACTTTGGAATGATCCACAAGTTACTTTCTCACGGCGCTGATATAAATGCTCtcgacaataatgacaacaattgtGTGCACCTTGCTGTGAGGAAAGAGGTGTTTCATTCTGAGGATGAATTCTTAGGTGTTTTAGATGAG TACTGCGCTAAGCTAGAACTGAGCATAGAAGACAAGCTTTCTGGCTTGGTAGTTGCTGAGTATTTAGCCTATCACGGTGCCAACTTTTaccatgaaaacaaacaaaagcagacCCCAATGGATCTCATTGAAAATGCAggtttaaaagagaaaatgaaaacgtTTTTCCCACCACCGTAA